A stretch of Lactuca sativa cultivar Salinas chromosome 6, Lsat_Salinas_v11, whole genome shotgun sequence DNA encodes these proteins:
- the LOC111918758 gene encoding uncharacterized protein LOC111918758: MMAAETTIATTQPPPELTDEMTVKKVHKRYEGLMMVRTKAIKGKGAWYWAHLEPVLVHNPDSGLPKAVKLRCSLCAAVFSASNPSRTASEHLKRGTCRNYNPDTNPRPISSISPIGIVSLSSPTSSSSPHLQQNHRKRNSSGKRSGHDDGSNGANTSSATPSPTYSAAPVAMIEPARFPGDVSYQNRNGSVPALPTATVGNASGGGLYSQQQHVMLSGGKEDLDALAMFEDSVKRLKSPKSLPYQTLTKSQIDSSLELLADWVYENCGSVPFSSLEHPKFNSFLNQIGLPAVTRSDFAGERLDSKYKEAKRESEARIREAMFFQISSDGWKSNSNNHHPGEFANLVNLSVNLPNGTGVFRRAVFTSGYVFPKYAEDVLMETIGEICGNNSQQCVGIVSDKFKSTALRNLENQHHWMINLCCQFQGVYGLIKDLSKELPLFNIVTDNCFKIANFMNTNSKVKNSFLKYQLQEYSRAWLLRVPICGSDVRYAFAFEPVFNMIEDILISARALQLVLLDEGYKIVSMEDQVGREVEEMMRDSQFWKELEAVHSLVKLIKAMAEEIEKEKPRIGQCLPLWEELRSKIKNWCVEFQINEAHVDKVFDKRFKRNYHPAWAAAFILDPFYLIRDTSGKYLPPFKYLTSEQEKDVDKLITRLVSREEAHIALMELMKWRTEGLDPVYAQAVQLKQRDPITGKMRIANPQSSRLVWETYLTGFKSLRKVAVRLIFLHATSCGFKWNWSFSKKTQSRNSIEKAQKLIFIAANSKIEKRGFSNDDDDVDDDDDKDSEFFEVANGDDDVLNQVLFDASSL; this comes from the coding sequence ATGATGGCGGCGGAGACTACCATAGccaccacccaaccaccaccGGAGTTAACCGATGAGATGACGGTCAAGAAGGTTCATAAAAGGTATGAAGGATTAATGATGGTACGGACAAAAGCAATTAAGGGTAAAGGAGCTTGGTATTGGGCTCATCTGGAGCCTGTATTGGTTCATAATCCTGATTCGGGTTTACCGAAAGCCGTCAAGCTCCGGTGCTCCTTATGCGCCGCCGTGTTCTCCGCCTCAAATCCATCAAGAACGGCGTCGGAGCATCTCAAGAGAGGAACTTGTCGGAATTATAACCCTGATACTAATCCAAGACCGATTTCATCCATCTCACCTATCGGAATCGTCAGTTTGTCTTCCCCAACTTCGTCGTCTTCGCCTCATCTACAGCAAAACCACCGCAAACGTAACTCTTCCGGCAAGCGTAGTGGCCACGATGACGGTAGCAATGGTGCTAACACCAGCTCCGCCACCCCTTCTCCAACTTACTCGGCTGCTCCTGTTGCGATGATTGAACCGGCTCGATTTCCTGGCGACGTATCCTATCAGAACCGGAATGGTTCCGTACCAGCATTGCCGACGGCGACTGTGGGGAATGCAAGCGGCGGTGGATTGTATTCTCAGCAGCAGCATGTGATGTTATCAGGCGGGAAGGAGGATCTGGATGCTCTGGCGATGTTTGAAGATAGTGTGAAAAGGCTCAAGAGCCCgaaatcattaccatatcaaactTTAACAAAGTCCCAAATCGATTCATCACTCGAATTATTAGCAGATTGGGTGTATGAAAATTGTGGGTCAGTTCCATTTTCAAGTTTGGAGCACCCAAAATTCAATAGTTTCTTGAACCAAATCGGATTACCAGCGGTGACCCGGAGTGACTTCGCCGGAGAACGACTCGATTCCAAGTACAAAGAGGCAAAACGAGAATCCGAAGCTCGAATTCGGGAAGCCATGTTCTTCCAAATCTCATCAGATGGGTGGAAATCAAATAGTAATAATCATCATCCAGGTGAATTCGCAAATTTGGTGAATTTATCTGTTAATTTGCCAAATGGGACTGGTGTTTTTAGACGAGCTGTTTTCACAAGTGGTTACGTTTTCCCAAAGTATGCTGAAGATGTTTTAATGGAAACAATTGGTGAAATTTGTGGCAACAATTCGCAACAATGTGTAGGGATTGTTTCTGATAAATTCAAGTCTACAGCTTTAAGAAATCTCGAAAACCAACATCATTGGATGATCAATCTCTGTTGCCAATTTCAAGGAGTTTATGGTTTGATTAAAGATCTTAGCAAAGAACTCCCATTGTTCAATATTGTCACCGATAATTGTTTCAAAATAGCAAACTTCATGAACACCAATTCTAAAGTCAAGAACTCTTTCCTCAAGTATCAGTTACAAGAATACAGTCGTGCATGGTTGTTGCGAGTACCCATTTGTGGAAGTGACGTAAGATATGCGTTTGCATTCGAGCCTGTGTTTAATATGATTGAAGATATATTAATCTCAGCAAGAGCATTACAATTGGTTTTGCTTGATGAAGGGTATAAGATAGTTTCAATGGAGGATCAAGTTGGTAGGGAGGTCGAAGAAATGATGAGGgattctcaattttggaaagaaTTAGAGGCAGTTCATTCATTAGTGAAATTAATCAAAGCAATGGCTGAAGAAATCGAGAAAGAAAAGCCACGAATTGGGCAGTGTTTGCCACTCTGGGAAGAGCTTAGATCGAAAATCAAGAACTGGTGTGTGGAGTTTCAGATCAATGAAGCGCATGTAGACAAGGTGTTCGATAAAAGGTTTAAGAGAAACTATCACCCTGCTTGGGCAGCTGCATTCATACTTGATCCGTTTTATCTGATAAGAGACACAAGTGGGAAATACTTGCCTCCTTTTAAATACTTAACTTCTGAACAAGAAAAGGATGTTGATAAGCTTATAACAAGACTTGTTTCAAGAGAAGAAGCTCATATTGCTTTAATGGAGCTTATGAAATGGAGAACAGAAGGGCTTGATCCTGTATATGCACAAGCAGTGCAGTTGAAACAAAGAGACCCAATTACGGGTAAAATGAGAATAGCTAATCCACAAAGTAGCAGGTTAGTTTGGGAAACTTATTTAACTGGATTCAAATCTTTAAGAAAAGTTGCAGTGAGGTTGATCTTTTTACATGCCACCTCATGTGGGTTCAAATGGAATTGGTCATTTTCAAAGAAGACTCAATCAAGAAACTCCATTGAAAAAGCTCAGAAGTTGATTTTTATTGCTGCTAATTCAAAGATTGAGAAAAGGGGTTTttctaatgatgatgatgatgttgatgatgatgatgataaagattcagagttctttgaggtggcaaatggtgatgatgatgtgcTCAATCAAGTTTTGTTTGATGCATCTTCattataa